In Microplitis demolitor isolate Queensland-Clemson2020A chromosome 9, iyMicDemo2.1a, whole genome shotgun sequence, one genomic interval encodes:
- the LOC103573628 gene encoding uncharacterized protein LOC103573628: MYQSRCLTILLCWTICRSYSQPFDVKMNSNDTNKTRIFSPRMDYDEWTPLGRGDPLKNDPTFDYVPPVLDRVQYWLDTQSSTEASSKRDILILGVTAKKTSPKIPDHYMKFGDSQKLTRIQESQDNYRNDFTGSTGAEPPKLVRATKFRPNLNGNSIDFRSQNRMQSLPASYYPSPYYTDKPKPYTMMMPPPITHKSKINQQFGSLNDQVTVAFRPGHLRIPQKNPLSTSIAFDKSNLIYQSSQTIDPWTANLDSSSSSINTWMSNEKFDDHYDHHASASSNHQVIVGQNANIIVDDSQKNEQVVVGKKEIVPTDDSNLLFDNKTVTPAHVVMANTSSSSNDDQSRVTVTVVMPTNYKPNNTEKTNVETSTVSFTTPTLPTTTPTTSTPIQTTRIPWRPPKIPPKAFPRRPGLSEISMPLQSIANQDMPQMSLQKLPSVLMQAPNSANPGSMFNTDIKKPPGKSPLASILNSQYNKIPSKIEIPKSTTEWLTSTTESPIITSTSEYTSDSVSLDDKQQPVVTTIHKPMYLIIQGHSKVKTYKPTVMKHSLPVDDNNDNIVESTMKKRMTTTTSRSISKFEQFVNDNTRVAPTTLPPNTDNHEVKAAKEKRVEHDSLLSLVESGFSALTAPPIPFDSSTIDQDNSDSTYDDDDDDLMIN, encoded by the exons ATGTATCAGTCAAGATGtctaacaattttattatgctgGACTATTTGTCGAAGTTATTCGCAGCCATTTGACGTTAAAAtga attcaAATGACACCAATAAAACAAGAATATTTTCACCCCGGATGGATTATGACGAATGGACACCATTAGGTCGTGGAGATCCTTTGAAAAATGATCCAACATTCGATTACGTTCCTCCAGTTTTGGATCGTGTTCAATACTGGCTAGACACCCAATCCAGTACAGAGGCTTCTTCCAAACGCGACATTCTAATTTTGGGAGTAACAGCTAAAAAGACAAGTCCAAAAATACCTGATCACTACATGAAATTTGGTGACAGTCAAAAATTAACAAGAATTCAAGAGTCTCAGGACAATTATCGCAATGATTTTACGGGTAGCACAGGTGCAGAACCACCAAAATTAGTCCGAGCAACTAAATTTCGCCCAAACCTAAACGGCAATTCAATAGACTTCCGTAGTCAAAATCGAATGCAATCACTCCCAGCGAGTTATTATCCAAGCCCTTATTATACTGATAAGCCTAAGCCGTATACGATGATGATGCCACCGCCAATTACACATAAGTCTAAAATAAACCAGCAATTCGGTTCGCTAAATGACCAAGTCACTGTCGCTTTCAGACCAGGACATTTACGAATCCCTCAGAAAAATCCTCTGTCGACTTCCATAGCTTTCGATAAATCCAATTTGATTTATCAATCGAGTCAAACCATAGACCCTTGGACAGCGAATTTAgattcatcatcatcatcaataaaCACTTGGATGAGCAACGAAAAGTTTGATGATCATTATGATCACCATGCATCAGCATCTTCAAACCATCAAGTCATCGTAGGGCAAAACGCGAACATTATTGTCGATGATAGCCAAAAAAATGAGCAGGTTGTCGTCggtaaaaaagaaatagtacCGACAgatgattcaaatttacttttcGATAACAAAACTGTAACACCAGCTCACGTTGTCATGGCGAATACTTCTTCCTCATCAAATGACGACCAAAGTAGAGTTACAGTAACAGTCGTAATGCCCACAAATTACAAACCCAATAATACCGAAAAAACAAATGTAGAAACGAGTACAGTTTCCTTTACAACACCAACATTACCGACCACGACCCCAACAACCTCAACTCCCATCCAGACAACTCGAATACCCTGGCGCCCACCCAAAATTCCCCCTAAGGCATTCCCACGTCGACCAGGACTTTCTGAAATTTCTATGCCTCTCCAAAGTATCGCTAATCAGGACATGCCTCAGATgtctttacaaaaattaccGAGTGTTCTAATGCAGGCGCCCAATTCGGCGAACCCCGGATCAATGTTTAATACGGATATTAAAAAACCACCGGGTAAATCACCATTGGCGTCAATTTTGAATAGTCAATACAATAAAATCccaagtaaaattgaaattccaaAATCAACAACCGAATGGTTAACCTCAACAACGGAATCACCGATTATCACTTCAACTAGTGAATACACAAGCGATTCAGTTTCATTGGATGACAAACAACAACCGGTAGTAACAACAATTCACAAGCCGATGTATCTTATAATTCAAGGCCACTCGAAAGTGAAGACATACAAACCAACCGTTATGAAGCACAGCTTACCtgttgatgataataatgataatattgtaGAGAGTACAATGAAAAAAAGGATGACAACGACAACAAGTCGATCTATATCGAAATTTGAACAGTTTGTTAATGACAATACGAGGGTTGCGCCAACGACATTACCACCGAATACTGACAATCATGAGGTGAAAGCTGCTAAGGAGAAACGAGTCGAACATGACAGTTTGCTCAGTCTTGTGGAGAGCGGCTTCAGTGCATTGACTGCACCACCAATACCATTCGATTCTTCAACAATTGATCAAGATAATAGCGACAGTacttatgatgatgatgatgatgatttgATGATTAATTGA